One Sodalinema gerasimenkoae IPPAS B-353 DNA segment encodes these proteins:
- a CDS encoding TIGR03960 family B12-binding radical SAM protein, whose amino-acid sequence MAVAVDQLLTPDISRPARYLGNELGAVRKSWQDAEVRWVLTYPEVYEVGASNLGHIILYSILNAQPRQLCDRAYLPAMDLIEKLRETQTPLFAVEAHRPLTDFDILGFSLSYELGATNILEMLTLAGIPLTWTERLQRGQQDPLIFAGGQTATSNPEPYAEFLDFVALGDGEELLPEIGLVIEEGKRAGLSRQELLLDLAQVPGVYVPMFYDMADDGSVRPNHPQVPERVLRRVAPPMPAYSIGLVPYIETVHDRLTVEIRRGCTRGCRFCQPGMLTRPARDVNPEQVVDTIEKGMRATGYNEFSLLSLSCSDYLSLPAVGMEVKNRLQNDNISLSLPSQRVDRFDENIANIIGGTRQSGLTFAPEAGTQRMRDIINKGLTNEELLRGVKTAYEQGWDKVKLYFMIGLPGETDADVIGIAETVRWLQQECRSQKRRRFHINLTISNFTPKPHTPFQWHSVSTSEFLRKQDLLRQEFKRMRGVKANFTDVRISAMEDFVGRGDRRLAPVIRRAWELGAGMDAWWESLDRAYQAWETAIDESGLTWKYRQVESGEWNLFKDDQGNIDGDQSLDAPLPWDYLNTGIDKNWLKQDLQRALEAATVPDCAYEGCSHCGVCTPDFGHNIVETPPPIPHFVGHFKPNTHREQRLRVRLGKLGDMALIGHLDFARLLDRAVRRAALPISFSGGYHPSPRISPANALQLGATSSGEVVEFDLTEVLDDAEFQQRLQEQLPPDMPIYDVQTVPVKGLAATRVLERAQYQLSLRCENASWADWVAAVLESDELWSEHRSKSGKTRAINLRERLFALDYIDSPHSEPAIVTYEGSCRNDGTLLRPAQVVEMLEAVSGAEIALEHVHRQQLILRPETP is encoded by the coding sequence ATGGCGGTTGCAGTTGACCAGCTACTCACGCCAGACATTTCCCGTCCAGCTCGTTATCTGGGAAATGAACTCGGGGCCGTGCGTAAATCCTGGCAGGATGCCGAGGTGCGCTGGGTATTGACCTATCCAGAAGTTTACGAAGTCGGCGCCTCGAACCTGGGGCATATCATCCTCTACAGCATTCTCAACGCCCAACCGCGCCAACTGTGCGATCGCGCCTACCTCCCGGCCATGGACTTAATCGAGAAGTTGCGGGAAACCCAAACCCCCCTGTTTGCCGTAGAAGCCCATCGCCCCCTGACGGACTTTGATATCCTCGGCTTTAGCCTCAGCTACGAACTCGGGGCCACCAATATCCTGGAAATGCTGACCCTAGCCGGGATTCCCCTCACCTGGACAGAACGTCTCCAGCGTGGCCAACAAGACCCTCTCATCTTCGCCGGCGGCCAAACCGCCACCTCCAACCCCGAACCCTACGCTGAGTTTCTCGACTTTGTGGCCCTCGGTGATGGCGAAGAACTCCTACCCGAAATTGGCCTCGTCATCGAAGAAGGGAAACGGGCCGGCTTAAGTCGTCAAGAGTTATTACTTGACCTGGCACAAGTTCCCGGAGTCTATGTCCCCATGTTCTACGACATGGCCGACGATGGCTCCGTGCGCCCCAATCATCCCCAGGTTCCCGAGCGGGTGTTACGACGGGTAGCCCCCCCCATGCCCGCCTATTCCATTGGCTTAGTTCCCTATATTGAAACCGTCCACGATCGCCTCACCGTGGAAATTCGCCGAGGCTGCACCCGAGGCTGTCGCTTCTGTCAACCGGGAATGCTGACCCGGCCCGCCCGAGATGTCAACCCAGAACAGGTAGTGGATACCATCGAAAAGGGGATGCGGGCCACGGGCTACAACGAATTTTCCCTCCTCTCCCTCAGTTGTTCCGATTATCTGTCCCTCCCTGCTGTGGGCATGGAAGTCAAGAATCGTTTACAAAACGATAACATTTCCCTCTCCCTACCCAGTCAGCGAGTCGATCGCTTTGATGAAAACATCGCCAACATCATCGGGGGAACCCGGCAATCGGGGTTAACCTTCGCCCCAGAAGCAGGAACCCAACGGATGCGGGATATCATCAACAAGGGACTCACCAATGAAGAACTATTACGGGGGGTGAAAACTGCCTACGAACAGGGTTGGGATAAAGTCAAGCTCTATTTCATGATTGGGCTTCCCGGCGAAACCGATGCCGACGTGATTGGCATTGCCGAAACCGTGCGTTGGCTGCAACAGGAATGCCGCAGTCAGAAACGGCGACGCTTTCACATCAACTTAACCATTTCCAACTTCACCCCCAAACCCCATACTCCCTTCCAATGGCATAGCGTCTCCACTAGCGAGTTTCTCCGGAAACAAGACCTGTTGCGGCAAGAATTTAAGCGGATGCGGGGGGTAAAAGCCAACTTTACCGATGTCCGCATCTCCGCTATGGAGGACTTTGTCGGCCGGGGCGATCGCCGTCTGGCCCCCGTGATTCGTCGCGCCTGGGAACTTGGGGCGGGGATGGATGCCTGGTGGGAAAGCCTCGATCGCGCCTATCAAGCCTGGGAGACGGCGATCGACGAATCGGGTTTAACCTGGAAATACCGACAAGTCGAGTCCGGGGAATGGAATCTCTTTAAAGATGATCAGGGCAATATCGATGGCGATCAATCCCTCGATGCCCCCCTCCCCTGGGACTACCTCAACACCGGTATCGATAAAAACTGGCTCAAACAAGACCTACAACGGGCCCTCGAAGCCGCCACCGTCCCCGACTGTGCCTATGAAGGCTGCTCCCACTGTGGCGTTTGTACCCCCGACTTCGGCCATAACATCGTCGAAACCCCACCGCCGATTCCCCACTTTGTGGGACATTTCAAACCCAACACCCACCGAGAACAGCGGTTACGGGTGCGCCTGGGCAAACTCGGAGACATGGCCCTGATTGGCCATTTAGACTTCGCCCGTCTGCTCGATCGCGCCGTGCGTCGGGCTGCCCTCCCCATCTCCTTCAGCGGTGGCTATCATCCCAGTCCTCGAATTTCCCCCGCCAACGCCCTACAACTCGGGGCCACCAGTAGCGGCGAAGTGGTGGAATTTGACCTCACCGAAGTCTTAGACGACGCAGAATTTCAACAGCGGCTTCAGGAGCAACTGCCCCCTGATATGCCCATTTACGACGTGCAAACCGTTCCCGTCAAAGGCTTAGCCGCTACCCGAGTTCTCGAACGCGCCCAATATCAGCTGAGCCTCCGCTGTGAGAACGCCTCCTGGGCCGACTGGGTGGCAGCCGTTCTCGAATCCGACGAACTCTGGAGCGAACATCGCAGCAAATCTGGAAAAACTCGGGCCATTAATCTCAGAGAGCGACTGTTTGCCCTAGACTATATAGACTCACCCCATTCCGAGCCGGCGATCGTCACCTACGAGGGGAGTTGTCGCAATGATGGGACCCTGTTACGACCGGCCCAAGTGGTGGAAATGCTCGAAGCCGTCTCCGGTGCTGAGATTGCCTTAGAGCATGTGCATCGTCAACAGCTGATCCTACGCCCGGAAACCCCCTAA
- a CDS encoding Rne/Rng family ribonuclease — MPKQIIIAEQHRIAAVFSEDQIQELVVATGTHQVSDVYVGTVENVIPGIDAAFVNIGDPERNGFMHVTDLGPLRLKRSSSAITELLTPKQKVLVQVMKEPTGNKGPRLTGNITLPGRYLVLMPFGKGVHLSRRIVSESQRNTLRALAILVKPAGMGLLVRTEAEGVGEDAIIEDLEVLQKQWEVILEEYNTTREPTLLNRDDDFIQRVLRDMYNTDVNRIVVDSPSGLKRVKQNIANWNDGKNLSVSIDHHTESQPILEYFRVNAAIREALKPRVDLPSGGYIIIEPTEALTVVDVNSGSFTRSATSRETVLWTNCEAAVEIARQLRLRNIAGVIVIDFIDMDSRHDKLKVLEQFNTELAADKARPQIAQLSELGLVELTRKRQGQNIYELFSEPCPSCTGLGHLAKLPGEETVRTVEVSRSGSVETSKGQASQSTSSPRNGDTPSPRLRDSAPRLRDRSPSTVDSASDTLSENEGDTPEIDLIHHPSYQEMGDGTTRRRRRRRFTSPDIKAHAEETAKSNASRNDSAEESRRDRPTVEPANDSTPEPEVEAEEEKSRSRSSSRESKTEDTPEVITVEMTPEEQEVYAMMGISPCVKLGKFPKNPKSATIHVVSPGEDQGNLEVRSLDKGTPVKSSSPTETAEMVSEQPSTRGTATATVTESSETAEASKTDREDSPEASPSGRKGRTTRRRRRRSSASSDS, encoded by the coding sequence ATGCCCAAGCAAATTATTATCGCCGAGCAGCATCGAATTGCTGCTGTCTTTTCTGAAGATCAAATCCAGGAGCTGGTGGTTGCCACTGGAACCCATCAGGTCAGCGATGTCTATGTGGGAACCGTCGAGAACGTGATTCCTGGCATTGACGCCGCCTTCGTCAACATTGGAGATCCTGAGCGGAACGGCTTTATGCACGTCACCGACTTAGGACCCCTGCGACTCAAACGCTCCTCCAGTGCCATCACCGAACTGCTGACCCCCAAACAGAAGGTTCTCGTGCAGGTGATGAAAGAACCCACGGGGAATAAAGGGCCCCGTTTGACGGGGAATATTACCCTTCCCGGTCGCTATTTGGTCCTAATGCCCTTTGGTAAAGGCGTCCATCTGTCTCGACGCATCGTCAGTGAGTCTCAACGCAATACGTTGCGGGCCTTGGCAATTTTGGTTAAACCCGCCGGGATGGGGTTACTGGTGCGCACAGAAGCCGAGGGAGTCGGGGAAGATGCCATTATTGAGGACTTGGAAGTTCTGCAAAAACAATGGGAGGTGATTCTCGAAGAGTACAACACGACTCGGGAACCGACGCTGCTCAACCGGGATGATGATTTTATTCAACGGGTGTTGCGGGATATGTACAACACCGATGTGAACCGGATTGTGGTGGACTCTCCGAGTGGGCTAAAACGGGTTAAGCAAAACATCGCCAATTGGAATGATGGTAAAAATCTCTCGGTGTCCATTGACCATCACACGGAATCCCAGCCGATTTTAGAGTATTTCCGGGTCAACGCTGCGATTCGTGAAGCCTTGAAACCTCGGGTGGATTTGCCCTCAGGGGGCTATATCATCATTGAACCCACGGAAGCCTTAACGGTGGTGGATGTAAACTCCGGCTCCTTTACTCGGTCGGCCACCTCTCGGGAAACGGTGTTATGGACCAACTGTGAGGCTGCCGTTGAGATTGCCCGACAACTGCGCCTGCGGAACATTGCCGGGGTGATCGTGATTGATTTCATTGACATGGACTCCCGCCACGATAAGTTAAAGGTGTTGGAGCAGTTCAATACGGAGTTAGCCGCTGATAAGGCCCGGCCTCAGATTGCTCAATTGTCGGAGTTGGGCTTAGTGGAGTTAACCCGCAAGCGCCAAGGGCAAAATATTTATGAGTTGTTTAGTGAACCCTGCCCGAGTTGTACGGGGTTGGGACATTTGGCTAAGCTTCCCGGTGAAGAAACGGTGCGCACCGTTGAGGTGAGCCGCAGTGGTAGCGTTGAGACGAGCAAAGGACAGGCATCTCAAAGCACCTCATCGCCTCGCAATGGGGATACTCCTTCCCCTCGCTTACGGGATAGTGCCCCGAGATTGCGCGATCGCAGTCCCAGTACGGTGGACTCTGCCTCGGATACTCTCTCGGAGAATGAGGGAGATACGCCAGAAATCGATCTGATTCATCACCCGAGTTACCAAGAAATGGGGGATGGAACCACTCGCCGCCGCCGCCGCCGCCGCTTTACCAGTCCTGATATCAAAGCTCATGCGGAGGAAACGGCCAAGTCCAACGCCAGCCGTAATGACTCGGCGGAGGAGTCTCGGCGCGATCGCCCCACGGTGGAGCCAGCCAACGACAGCACCCCAGAGCCTGAGGTGGAGGCTGAGGAGGAAAAATCTCGCAGTCGCAGCAGTTCTCGGGAGAGCAAAACTGAGGACACCCCTGAAGTGATTACCGTGGAGATGACTCCCGAGGAACAGGAAGTCTATGCCATGATGGGGATTTCTCCCTGCGTCAAGTTGGGCAAGTTTCCCAAAAATCCCAAGTCAGCTACCATCCATGTAGTCAGTCCCGGCGAAGACCAGGGCAATCTGGAGGTACGGTCGTTAGATAAAGGCACGCCGGTAAAGTCCTCGTCGCCTACGGAGACGGCTGAGATGGTCTCAGAACAGCCATCAACTCGGGGAACAGCGACGGCAACGGTGACCGAGTCTAGTGAGACTGCTGAGGCATCTAAGACGGACCGCGAAGACTCTCCCGAGGCCAGTCCCTCCGGGCGTAAGGGTCGCACCACTCGCCGCCGTCGCCGCCGCTCCTCGGCCAGTTCTGACTCGTGA
- a CDS encoding ribonuclease HII, which produces MTLFDLTPRPRSSWERVAGVDEVGRGALFGPVVAAAVLLTPDQGQTLQEMGVKDSKQLRPKQRQALSQEIRAIALDVQVAQATVAEIDQLNILNASLLAMKRAILALTTVPDGCLIDGNRPIPELTLPQETLVGGDRREMAIAAASIVAKVWRDAAILDLASTYPHYDLAANKGYGTAKHRQALEEFGLSPHHRRSFAPCRTVLEASKRQLELLTNTVPKGD; this is translated from the coding sequence GTGACCTTATTTGACCTAACCCCCCGCCCTCGCTCCTCCTGGGAGCGGGTGGCTGGGGTGGATGAAGTGGGACGCGGGGCCCTATTTGGCCCCGTGGTGGCGGCCGCGGTGTTGTTGACCCCTGATCAAGGCCAAACCCTGCAAGAGATGGGAGTCAAGGACAGTAAGCAACTGCGGCCGAAACAGCGGCAGGCTCTAAGCCAAGAGATTCGGGCGATCGCCCTGGATGTTCAGGTGGCTCAAGCAACGGTGGCTGAGATTGACCAGTTGAATATCCTCAATGCCAGTTTGTTGGCTATGAAACGGGCGATTTTGGCCCTAACGACGGTTCCTGACGGCTGTTTAATTGATGGGAACCGCCCCATTCCTGAGTTAACGCTGCCCCAAGAGACTTTAGTGGGGGGCGATCGCCGTGAGATGGCGATCGCCGCTGCGAGTATTGTGGCCAAAGTCTGGCGCGACGCGGCGATTTTAGACTTGGCCTCAACCTATCCCCACTATGATTTAGCAGCCAACAAAGGCTACGGAACCGCCAAACACCGTCAAGCCTTAGAGGAATTTGGCCTGTCCCCTCACCATCGCCGCTCGTTTGCCCCCTGTCGCACCGTCCTAGAGGCCTCTAAACGGCAACTTGAACTTTTGACTAATACCGTTCCAAAAGGCGATTGA
- a CDS encoding circularly permuted type 2 ATP-grasp protein: MKLETYDPTGYYDELFASKGEPRASAKPLIDWINTLQPGDLRRSQEAAQIALFKLGVTFNVYSDNEGIEKVFPFDIIPRIISAQDWKALEPGLRQRITALNLFLDDIYNEQRILNDGVVPRHIIESAPGFLKPCMGLKPPGGVWCHITGTDLVRDRDGQWYVLEDNLRVPSGISYVLENRRVLKSTFPSVFQTMAVQAIDDYPSHLLETLLSLAPDQLPNPTVAVLTPGIYNSAYYEHSFLAQQMGVELIEGRDLVVLDGYLQMRTTKGPRRVDVVYRRLDDIFLDPTAFNPDSLLGVPGLMDVYRAGRVALANAPGTGVADDKVVYAFVPEMIRYYLGEDPILPNVPTYLCWRDKDRDHVLQNLETLVVKSANEAGGYGMLVGSQSTAAERAEFAEKIQARPRNYIAQPILCLSQVPTLVGEGNEIAGRHVDLRPYILHRGDEVYVHPGGLTRVALKEGSLVVNSSQGGGAKDTWVLTD, translated from the coding sequence GTGAAGCTAGAGACCTACGACCCCACAGGATATTACGACGAACTGTTTGCTAGCAAAGGAGAACCTAGAGCCTCCGCCAAACCGCTCATTGACTGGATCAATACGCTACAGCCAGGAGATTTGCGGCGATCCCAAGAAGCGGCCCAGATTGCCCTGTTCAAACTCGGAGTCACCTTCAACGTCTACAGCGACAACGAAGGCATCGAGAAAGTCTTCCCCTTCGACATTATCCCCCGTATCATCTCCGCCCAAGACTGGAAAGCCCTAGAACCGGGTCTGCGACAGCGGATTACTGCCCTGAATCTCTTTCTCGATGACATTTACAACGAGCAACGGATTCTCAATGACGGTGTGGTTCCGCGCCATATCATCGAATCGGCCCCCGGATTCCTCAAACCCTGCATGGGACTCAAGCCTCCAGGAGGCGTCTGGTGTCATATTACCGGCACCGACCTGGTGCGCGATCGCGATGGCCAATGGTATGTCCTCGAAGATAACCTACGGGTTCCCTCGGGCATCTCCTACGTCCTCGAAAACCGTCGCGTTCTCAAAAGCACCTTTCCCAGTGTCTTCCAAACCATGGCGGTGCAAGCCATTGACGACTATCCCAGTCATCTCCTAGAAACCCTGCTTTCCCTGGCCCCCGACCAACTCCCCAACCCCACCGTGGCGGTACTCACCCCCGGAATCTATAACTCCGCCTACTACGAACATTCCTTCCTGGCCCAACAAATGGGCGTCGAACTCATCGAAGGACGAGATTTAGTCGTTCTCGATGGCTACCTACAAATGCGGACCACCAAAGGTCCCCGCCGTGTCGATGTGGTCTACCGCCGTCTCGATGACATTTTCCTCGACCCCACCGCCTTCAATCCTGACTCTCTCCTAGGGGTTCCCGGACTCATGGACGTGTATCGGGCTGGACGTGTGGCCCTAGCCAACGCCCCAGGAACTGGCGTCGCCGATGATAAGGTGGTCTATGCCTTCGTCCCCGAGATGATTCGCTACTATCTCGGCGAAGACCCCATCTTACCCAACGTTCCTACCTATCTCTGTTGGCGAGACAAAGACCGAGACCATGTCTTACAAAACTTAGAGACGTTAGTCGTGAAGTCCGCTAACGAAGCAGGGGGCTATGGAATGCTCGTGGGTAGCCAATCCACGGCCGCCGAACGAGCCGAGTTTGCCGAAAAAATCCAAGCCCGGCCCCGTAACTATATTGCCCAACCCATTCTCTGTTTATCCCAGGTTCCGACCCTAGTGGGTGAAGGGAATGAGATTGCTGGCCGCCATGTGGACTTACGACCCTATATCCTACATCGCGGTGATGAGGTCTATGTTCATCCTGGCGGACTCACCCGCGTGGCCCTGAAAGAAGGCTCTTTGGTGGTCAACTCCTCTCAGGGGGGAGGGGCCAAAGATACTTGGGTCTTGACGGACTAA
- a CDS encoding alpha-E domain-containing protein: MLSRVANSIYWLNRYIERAENVARFIDVNLNLMLDLPSGVSQQWKPLVVTTGDIKFFEDRYGEATAENVIQFLTFDLEYPNSILSCLRFARENARSIREIISSEMWEEVNTFYHMVQEAAVNNGHHNVSNLFQQLFFHVKFASHRFAGVMDATMSHNEGWHFGQLGRLIERADKKARILDVKYYILLPSAQLVGTPLDQIQWIALLKSASAYEMYRKYQHRIIPASVAEFMILNREFPRSISFCVQEAERCLHQITGTPVGTWCNGAERSLGQLCAKLGYITIQDIIDNGLHEFLDGFQKELNAVDDQISATFFSLSPLVSELPMNRQVQTLTW, from the coding sequence ATGCTGAGTCGTGTTGCAAATTCAATTTATTGGCTGAATCGCTATATTGAACGGGCTGAAAATGTGGCTCGTTTTATTGATGTCAACTTAAATTTGATGTTGGATTTGCCTTCAGGGGTGAGTCAGCAGTGGAAACCCTTGGTGGTGACCACGGGAGATATCAAATTTTTTGAAGATCGCTATGGGGAAGCTACGGCTGAAAATGTGATTCAGTTTCTCACCTTTGATTTGGAGTATCCCAACTCGATTTTGTCCTGCTTGCGATTCGCTCGGGAAAATGCTCGCTCGATTCGGGAAATTATTTCTTCGGAAATGTGGGAAGAGGTCAATACCTTCTATCACATGGTGCAAGAGGCGGCCGTCAATAATGGCCATCACAATGTCAGTAACCTCTTTCAACAGTTGTTTTTTCATGTCAAGTTTGCCAGTCATCGCTTTGCTGGGGTGATGGATGCCACCATGAGCCATAATGAGGGCTGGCATTTTGGTCAGTTGGGACGTTTGATTGAGCGCGCCGATAAAAAAGCCCGCATTTTGGATGTTAAATACTATATTCTTTTGCCCTCCGCTCAGTTGGTGGGGACACCATTAGACCAAATTCAATGGATTGCCCTATTAAAATCCGCCAGTGCGTATGAAATGTACCGGAAATATCAACATCGGATTATTCCGGCGAGTGTGGCTGAGTTTATGATTCTCAATCGTGAGTTTCCCCGCTCCATTAGTTTTTGTGTGCAAGAAGCAGAGCGGTGTTTACATCAAATTACGGGAACGCCGGTGGGAACCTGGTGCAATGGTGCGGAACGCTCTCTAGGGCAACTCTGTGCTAAGTTGGGTTATATCACCATTCAAGATATCATTGACAATGGACTGCATGAGTTTTTGGACGGGTTTCAAAAAGAGTTAAATGCAGTCGATGACCAAATTTCCGCGACCTTCTTCAGCTTGTCGCCCTTAGTGTCTGAGCTTCCCATGAACCGACAAGTTCAAACCTTAACGTGGTAG